In Conger conger chromosome 9, fConCon1.1, whole genome shotgun sequence, the genomic stretch CACGTAGAGTTACGTTATAATAACAGTGAACACGCCATTAAAACGCTGATAAACTTTTTTTATATAGCCTATCCCGTcatgcagaacatttttttGCGAAAAGAAATTTTGCAGAACCAACCTTCAGACATTACTAGCTGACAGCGCCTGATCAGACCACCAGCCCGAAGGATGTCATGTAATTTCCGGGCGGCTGATTCACTGGCCAACATATCTAACTTGACTGAGATTTGCAGTGTAACGTGCAAACTAAGGCCAGATGACAGACTAGCTATGATACCGGGCCAGCGTTCTAACGTTAGCTGCTCGTAAGTACCTAGCTTAAGAAGCGAACACCGCGACTTCAACTGAAACGGGGACACCGTAGAGGGCACTTGAATGTTTGACAGAAACATAACCATTTCACGATAAAGTTCACATACGAGTAATCTTTACTCTGTCACAATGTACAAATATAGTCTTGCTTGCAACCTGCCGCCTCAAACACACGAATAAACGCACAAATATAATAGATAAGCCTCACCTGGTACTCTGGACGCCATGTTACTCTCTACCGAATGGGTTTCTGGGAAGTAGCGAGTTTGCGCAGAAGGGGCGAGTTGCGCAATTACACACATTGATTGACGTCCTTTACAGTATGTTGACGTGACCATGTTATTTAAGGTTAATCGCTGTCCGGGGCCCTATTTCATGTACGTCGCTTGAACGATCTAggataatttaaataatttgataATTAAATTCGGTATTACGGCATTTCATAAACGTGAACTACGATTTGATTACTGAATCTAGCATTGAATTATCTCAGCGTTCTCGTCGCTTTGCGAGGTGCGCTTCTATTAGTCGCTGGAGGTAAATGATTCCCTCGTGATTAAATCGGAGGTGTTCATGAAGAATCAAGGTCTTGACGTTCTGGGAAAACACGTTCTCTTCTAAGTGCTAATCTTACAAAGCTGCCTCGTTCATCGAACCTCGCTTACAAAAGCTGCGTTCATTTCTATTGCCCGAGTGTGATTTCACCAGGTAGTTTGTATTGGCTACGTACATGCTATCCTTCTAACTTAACCTTAAACCTGGGGGTTTGCAGGTTTGTGACACTGTTGTCCCAGCAACATGCCCGTCTAAATTGTGAAATCCCTTTATAAAACCGAACGTCCTGACTTTATCTAAAAACATCAACTAGGCCCATCTAATCGAGCTAACGGATGTTAACGACGTATATGAGATAGGGCCCCCAGCGGTGGGTTTCCTCCATGAAAACAATCGGACATTCAAAATTAGCATGGTAATTATACAGGATTATTCCATTATAGctcaacattaaaataaaagttgaaaatgaaaactgaaaatggagGTTTATTCAGCCCGAAATTGAAACCGAAAAAGAAAAACCGAGTAAACAAAAAAGTAAGCAAATACTTGCAGCTGCTACCTGAGCATTTGAAAGGTCAAATATGAAATTACGGCATATGACACGgacaattatttttcattttaaacttctttaatgtaaaaagtaataTTTCACATATTACATTGTACACAGAACCATACCCTGCAGAGCGGAGACAAATAGTAAGCATTTGATTTTATTGCTATCCATCTTTCAGCTGCCCCCAGATGTCACTCTGCCTGTCTTTGTCTGAAAGTAACAGTTCCCTCTCACTGATTTCTGCAATCAGTGCAAACAGATTACATCCCTTGGCTGGTAACACACATTCTCTGGGCTGCAGAAGGCCACTGAAATGCCTCATCTAAACTGGGCAGCCTGAGACGTCAGGACCAGAGGCTACGGTGTGAAGCCCAGGGCAGGACCAGCGGTCGGCCACTACAGTGTCTTCTGGAAGAGCTCAAAGTCCTGCAGGGAGGCCGAGGCCAGCTGGCAGCAGAACTCCCGGTCCGGGAGGGACACGAGGCGGTCCAGAGGCAGGTAGCCTGGCAGGGCTGGATCGTACTGGGCCTTCCCCAAGTACCTGAGGAACAGGTGTCTCTCCCGGATGCACAGCAGGCTGCTGTTCAGCACCTGTCAGCCACACACAAAGCAGCATGGGAGCAAATAGCATTAAACAAGATCATATAAtgattttaatttcaattcaattttattttttataatgtaaaaaaaagaactcCCCATCATCAATAACACAAAGATGGTTGAACTGGTCGAGCTGAAACTGACCTGGGGGAATTTGACGATCAGCGCATGAGAGATGCCCATCGTGTTGTGGACATAGTTGAATGTCTCCGTCAGCCTCTTCTTATTGGCTGTCAGCAGTTTGGGGATCGTCGTGACGATGTGCTGAATTTCGTTTGGGCGAAACCCAAGctccagctcacacacctgcagggagaaaaaaacacagaaggTTCTGGAATAAAACGCGCTAGGACAGAAGGTTCCGGAATGAAATGCGCTATGACGGAAGGTTCCGGAATAATCACCTACTTTCAGGTTCTCCTTCACCGGCTCCAGACTGCCACACAGAAGGCGAGGAAGACGAGTCACGATATCGCGAGTCTGGAAgcaaaaatcacacacacatatgggtgagtgtgcgtgtgtcagtgtgtgaatgtgtgtgtgtgtgtgtgtgtgtgagtgtgtgtgtgagtgtgtaagtgtgtgtgtgagagagagtgtgtgtgtgtgtgtgtgtgtgtgtgtgtgagtgtgtgtgtgagtgtgtaagtgtgtgtgtgagagagagtgtgtgtgtgtgtgtgtgagtgtgtaagtgtgtgtgtgagagagagtgtgtgtgtatgtgagtgtgtaagtgtgtgtgaatgtgtgtgtgtgtgtaagtgtgtgtgtgagagagagtgtgtgtgtgtgtgtgtgagagtgtgtaggtgtgtgtgtgagagagagtgtgtgtgtgtgtgtgtgtgtgtgtgtaagtgtgtgtgagagagagagtgtgtgtgtgtgtgtgtgtgtgtaagtgtgtgtgtgagagagagtgtgtgtgtgtgtgtgtgtgtgtgtgtgtgtaggtgtgtgtgtgtgtgtgagagagagtgtgtgtgtgtgtgtgtgtgagtatgtaagtgtgtaagtgagtgtgtaagtgtgtgtgaatgtgtgtgtgtgtgtgtgtgtgtgtgtaagtgtgtgtgtgagagagagtgtgtgtgtgtgtgtgtgtgtgtgtgtgtgtgagtatgtaagtgagtgtgtaagtgtgtgtgtgtgtgtaagtgtataggtgtgtaagtgtgtgtgtgtagtgtgtaagtgtttgagagagagtgtgtgtgtgtgtgagtgtgtaagtgtgtgtgtgagagagtgtgtgtgtgtgtgtgtgtgtgtgagaatgtaagtgtgtaagtgagtgtgtaagtgtgtgtgtgagtgtgtaagtgtgtgtgtaagtgtataggtgtgtaagtgtgtgtgtgtaagtgtgtgagtgtgtatgtgtgtgtgagtgtataagtgtgtaagtgtgtaagtgtgtgtgtgtgtgtgtgtgtgtgtaagtgtgtgtgagagtgtgtgtaagtgtgtgtaaatgtgtgagtgagtgtgtgtgtaagtgtgtgagtgtgtgagtaagtgtgtaagtgtgtgtaaatgtgtgtaaatgtgtgtgtgtaagtgtgtgtgtgtaagtgtgtgagtgtgcgagtaagtgtgtgtgtaagtgtgtgtgtgtgtgtgagtgtgagtgtaagtatgtgtgtaagtgtgtgagtgtgtgtgggagtgtgtaagtgtgtaagtgagtgtgtaagtgtgtgtgtgagtgtgtaagtgtgtgtgtaagtgtataggtgtgtaagtgtgtgtgtgtagtgtgtaagtgtgtgagtgtgtatgtgtgtgtgagtgtataagtgtgtaagtgtgtaaatgtgtgtgtgtgtgtgtgtgtgtgtgtaagtgtgtgtgagagtgtgtgtaagtgtgtgtaaatgtgtgagtgagtgtgtgtgtaagtgtgtgagtgtgtgagtaagtgtgtaagtgtgtgtgtgtgtaaatgtgtgtaaatgtgtgtgtgtaagtgtgtgtgtgtaagtgtgtgagtgtgcgagtaagtgtgtgtgtgtgtgtaagtgtgtgagtgtgcgagtaagtgtgtgtgtgtgtgagtgtgagtgtaagtgtgtgtgtaagtgtgtgagtgtgtgtgggagtgtgtaagtgtgtaccTTGTGGGGACTGAGCTGCAGCAGGCGCTGGTAGAAGCCCAGCCTGTTGTCCAGTCTCTGCACACTGAAGCTGAGGAGGTAGGGAGCCCTGCTCACCATGGAGCCCACGTCCTCCAGGCGGAACCGCTTTGACTGCAGATACAACACCCTgcaacacacgcatgcatacacacattaatATTCACTGAACCAAAGATGCAGTCCTGACTGAAgaagaaacacacaaataaacacggtCAAAGTTCACTCATTGATGCAGTAATGAGACCCCCCCCCGCCTTCACCTGGCGCATAGGTTGTGCAGGGTCTCACCTGGCGCGTAGGTTGTGCAGGGTCTCACCTGGCGCGTAGGTTGTGCAGGGTCTCTGTGAGGATGAAGGGGTTGTGCGTGAGGAGGGGGCCCAGCTGGGGCTCTTGCAGGCCCAGGTCTCTGAGGAACAGCAGCCTGTCCTGGAGATCCTTCAGCCCCAAACGCAGCAGCAGGGAGCCCACTCCCCGCCGAGCCTGCAGCTTCGAGAGgtccacacctgcacaggtacacacaggtacacaccatatacacacctgcacaggtacacacaggtacacaccatatacacacctgcacaggtacacaccatatacacacctgcacaggtacacacaggtacacaccatatacacacctgcacaggtacacacaggtacacaccatatacacacctgcacaggtacacaccatatacacacctgcacaggtacacacaggtacacaccatatacacacctgcacaggtacacacaggtacacaccatatacacacctgcccaggtacacacaggtacacaccatatacacacctgcacaggtacacacaggtacacaccatatacacacctgcacaggtacacacaggtacacaccatatacacacctgcacaggtacacacaggtacacaccatatacacacctgcacaggtacacacaggtacacaccatatacacacctgcacaggtacacacaacacatacacaccatatacacacctacacaggtacacaccatatacacacctgcacaggtacacacaggtacacaccatatacacacctgcacaggtacacacaggtacacaccatatacacacctgcacaggtacacacaacacatacacaccatatacacacctacacaggtacacaccatatacacacctgcacaggtacacacaggtacacaccatatacacacctgcacaggtacacacaggtacacaccatatacacacctgcacaggtacacacaacacatacacaccagcacaggtacacacaggtacacaccatatacacacctgcacaggtacacacaggtacacaccatatacacacctgcacaggtacacacaggtacacaccatatacacacctgcacaggtacacacaggtacacacaacacatacacaccatatacacacctacacaggtacacaccatatacacacctgcacaggtacacacaacacatacacaccatatacacacctgcacaggtacacacaacacatacacaccatatacacacctgcacaggtacacacaggtacacaccatatacacacctgcacaggtacacacaggtacacactatatacacacctgcccaggtacacacaggtacacaccatatacacacctgcacaggtacacacaacacatacacaccatatacacacctgcacaggtacacacaggtacacaccatatacacacctgcacaggtacacacgggtacacaccatatacacacctgcacaggtacacacaggtacacaccatatacacacctgcacaggtacacaccatatacacacctgcacaggtacacacaacacatacacaccatatacacacctgcacaggtacacacaggtacacaccatatacacacctgcacaggtacacacaggtacacaccatatacacacctgcacaggtacacaccatatacacacctgcacaggtacacacaacacatacacaccatatacacacctgcacaggtacacacaggtacacaccatatacacacctgcacaggtacacacaggtacacacctgcacaggtacacacaacacatacacaccatatacacacctacacaggtacacacaggtacacaccatatacacacctgcacaggtacacacaggtacacaccatatacacacctgcacaggtacacacaggtacacaccatatacacacctgcacaggtacacacaggtacacaccatatacacacctgcacggtacacacaacacatacacaccatatacacagctacacaggtacacaccatatacacacctgcacaggtacacaccatatacacacctgcacaggaacacacaatacacacctgcacaggtatacacgacacatacacacctgcacaggtacacacgacacatacacaccatatacacacctgcacaggaaCACATAGGTACACATcatatacacacctgcacaggtacacaccatatacacacctgcacaggtacacacaacacatacacaccatatacacacctacacaggtacacacaatatacacacctgcacaggtacacacaggtacacaccatatacacacctgcacaggtacacacaggtacacaccatatacacacctgcacaggtacacacaacacatacacaccatatacacagctacacaccatatacacacctgcacaggtacacaccatatacacacctgcacaggaacacacaatacacacctgcacaggtatacacgacacatacacacctgcacaggtacacacgacacatacacaccatatacacacctgcacaggaaCACATAGGTACACATcatatacacacctgcacaggtacacaccatatacacacctgcacaggtataCACGacacagacacctgcacactcagGTACGCACACATTtgcaccaacaaacacacactccctaaACATAAATACTCCCCTCTACACATCTGATCACATATTTTTAAATCCAGTTATTTTGACCAATGAAAATTAAAGAAGGACCTAAGTGCACCAGCGTGCTGAGAGTCTCTGATTGGTCGACGTAATCTCtgagggagggggcggagggTGGCAGAGGGGGCAGGGCTACAATCTGCAGCGCCTCCTCATCGCAGATCTCCTCGAAGGGCGAAAGGGGCGGAGCTCCGTCTAGACCTGTACCGCCAGTCAAACACAGACACCGTTTCAGAACCTCAGCATTACCCGAACGCATCTCCACCAGGGGTaacaaactccagtcctggagggccgcagtgtctgcaggcttaactccagtcctggagggccgcagtgtctgcaggcttaactccagtcctggagggccgcagtgtctgcaggtttaactccagtcctggagggccgcagtgtctgcaggcttaactccagtcctggagggccgcagtgtctgcaggtttaactccagtcctggagggccgcagtgtctgcaggcttaactccagtcctggagggccgcagtgtctgcgggtttaactccagtcctggagggccgcagtgtctgcgggtttaactccagtcctggagggccgcagtgtctgcgggtttaactccagtcctggagggccgcagtgtctgcgggtttaactccagtcctggagggccgcggtgtccgcaggtttaactccagtcctggagggccgcagtgtctgcaggtttaactccagtcctggagggccgcagtgtctgcgggtttaactccagtcctggagggccgcggtgtccgcaggtttaactccagtcccggagggccgcgGTGTCCGCAggtttaaccccccccccctctttacTCACCCTCCTGTGATGCAGGGAGGTTAGGGAAGGGCAGTTCTGTCAGGGCGGGGTTGGGTATCAGTCTGTTCTCCTCAGAATCCCCTGGGGTGggtccctgctcctcccccaccaAATCACTGTACCTACGGACTGCCCTGCTCTGGCCCAGTCTGACGCACACTGACAGTGGGAAGGTCAGATAGCAACGGGAACTGTGCCGAACCTGCGGGTTTAGTACCACCCCGGCGCACAAAGCGCGGCCAAGCAGCAAACCACCGCCTCTCTGACACAGCCGGAACAGAGCCAACGCCATCCCGAACCTCCAGAGATGAACCCGTTATAATAGACACCTGCGGACACATAAGGACAGGTccaaacatataaacacatttctaaacaGAAATACTGGTCACTGATATCAACACAGACATAATACCATGAATGAATTACATTATGGCATACATTTTTAGCGTACGTCAGATTCTGCCCCCTGTTACCGTCCACAGACACGAACCGCTAAAGATAACATCGGTTAAACAGCATTTCCTCATTTGGTTTTGGCTGCTTCAGCTATAGCAAAAGCATAGTGGTTTTTCTGTATGAAGTAGCATTATTCTG encodes the following:
- the mterf3 gene encoding transcription termination factor 3, mitochondrial, producing the protein MALALFRLCQRGGGLLLGRALCAGVVLNPQVRHSSRCYLTFPLSVCVRLGQSRAVRRYSDLVGEEQGPTPGDSEENRLIPNPALTELPFPNLPASQEGLDGAPPLSPFEEICDEEALQIVALPPLPPSAPSLRDYVDQSETLSTLVHLGVDLSKLQARRGVGSLLLRLGLKDLQDRLLFLRDLGLQEPQLGPLLTHNPFILTETLHNLRARVLYLQSKRFRLEDVGSMVSRAPYLLSFSVQRLDNRLGFYQRLLQLSPHKTRDIVTRLPRLLCGSLEPVKENLKVCELELGFRPNEIQHIVTTIPKLLTANKKRLTETFNYVHNTMGISHALIVKFPQVLNSSLLCIRERHLFLRYLGKAQYDPALPGYLPLDRLVSLPDREFCCQLASASLQDFELFQKTL